GCGCGATCCGCGCGGGCGCCGTCCCGGTGCCGCTCAACTTCCTGGCCCGCCGTTCGGACTTCGCCTACGTGATGGACGACTCCTACGCCGTCATGGTGGTCGCCGACGCGGCGTTCCTCGGCAAGGTCGCGCCCGAGACCGACCGCCTCGGCGTGCCGTTGCTGATCGGCGGCGGCGACGACGTCGACCCTGACGAATCTGTGGACGTGTGGATCGCGGACGGCCCCGACCATGTCGACCCGGTCGACAGCCATCCGGACGATCCGGCGTTCTGGCTGTACTCCTCCGGGTCGACGGGCCGCCCCAAGGGCGTCGTCCACATGCAGCACGATGTCGCTGTGACCTGCGATCGCTATGCGGTCGCCGTGCTCGGCCTGTCCGCCGACGACCGGGTCTTCTCGACCACCAAGTTGTTCCATGCATATGGTCTGGGCAACGGCCTGTCGTTCCCGCTGTGGGTCGGGGCGACGGCGGTGCAGATGACCGGCCGGCCGGCCCCGGACCGGGCATTGCAGATCATCGAGGCACACCGGCCGTCGGTGCTGTTCAGCGTGCCGGCGCTGTACAACGCCATGCTCGCGCATCCCGAGTGCGGCACGCGCGACCTGTCGAGCCTGCGGCTGGGCGTGTCGGCCGCCGAGGCGCTGCCCGCCGAGGTCTGGCGGCAGTGGCACGAACGCACGGGCACCGAGGTCCTCGACGGCGTCGGCTCCACCGAGATGCTCCACATCTACTGCTCCAACCGCGCCGGCGAGGTGCGACCCGGATCGTCGGGCACGCCGGTGCCCGGCTACGAGCTGCAGCTGCGTGATCCCGACGGCGCGGGTGTCATGGAGGGCGAAGGCGAGGGTGAGCTGTGGGTCAGCGGCGGCAGCGCGCTGGCGTACTACTGGCACAACGACGCGAAGACCCGCCGTTCGCTGCAGGGCCGGTGGTTCTTCTCCGGCGACCGCTACCGGCGGGACGCCGACGATGTGTACTGGTACGAGGGCCGTGCCGACGACATGATGAAGGTCAAGGGCCTGTGGGTCAGCCCGATCGAGATCGAGAACCGGCTGATCGAGCACGAGGCCGTGCAGGAGGCAGCGGTCGTCGGTGTGCCCCACGACGGGCTCACGTCGGTCGTCGCCCATGTGATCCTCGCCGCGGGACATGACGGGGACGCCCAGCTGACGCTGCGGCTGCAGGACTGGTGCAAGGCCGAGCTGCTGCGCTACCAGTACCCGCACGAGGTCGTGTACGTCGACGACCTGCCACGGACGGCCACCGGGAAGGTGCAGCGCTTCAAGCTTCGCGCCGACGCCTAGGTCCACCCCGTGCTCGACGACATCCCGGTCATCGACGTCCACCAGCACGTCGTACCGGTCGCCTCCCTGAAGATGCCGTGGGAGCGGTGGGCGCCGCCCGGCGTCACCGGTCTGCGGCGCGACGAGATCTACCGCCCCGACGGGACGGTCGACCCCGCCGGGTACGTCGGGCACCTCGACGACCACGGCATCGACGTCGCACTGCTGATGGCCGAGTACAGCCCGCGGGTCACGGGCCTGCAGACCATCGAGGACATGGTCCCGCTGCGCGACGCGGCGCCCGACCGGATCGGGCTCATCGCCGCGATCAACCCGCACCTGCACTTCCCACCCGAGGCCGAGCTGGATCGTCAGCTGGCGCTCGGCGCGGTGGCGCTCAAGCTGCACCCGGTCCACGGCGACCACGCGGTCGACCGGGCGGACCTGTACCCCGCGTACGCCCGCTGTCAGGACGCCGGCCTGCCTGTTGTGATCCACTGCGGCACGAGCAACTTCGCCGGTGCGGCGAACGCGCGCGCCGATCCCACGCCGCTGCTGCAGGTGGTCCGCGACTTCCCGGAACTCGACGTCGTGCTGGCGCACGGCGGACGTGGGTGGTTCTACGACCAGGCGGCCTGGATGGCGCTGACGTACGCGCACGTGTGGATCGAGCTGTCCGGGCTGCCACCTCACCGGCTGCCCGACTACTACCGGTCGGTGGGGTTCGAGCGCCTGGCGCCGCGGTGCATCTTCGGCACCGACTTCCCGGCGATACCGGGCCTGCGCGAGAACGCGAAGGCGGTGGCTGAGCTCGGGCTGCCGCGCGATGTGCTCGAGCGTGTGCTCTGGCGCAACGCGGTCGACGTCTACAGGCTTGACAGCACACCGGGGCTCACGGCGCGTCTGCCGGTCTGACGCGTCCGGATCTGGTGGACCGGGTGGAGCGCTTGACGCGTCTGACTGACCGGTTAGTCTGATCTTGTCGCCCGTGCCGTCTCCGACAGGACCCGCTGTGCAGCACGCCTTCATCGCCGGAGCGCCGACGGCGCAGCCGGGTGACGAGATCGCGGTGGTCGACCCCGCGACCGGGCGCACCATCGACACGATCGCCGAGAGTCGGCCCGACGGGGTCGACCGCGCGGTGGTGGCGGCGGTGCGGGCCGCGGTCGGGTGGGCGGCGATGCCCGCCAGTCGCCGGGGTCGGTTGGTCGCAGCGTTCGCCGACGCGGTCGACGCGCACACCGACGAGCTCGCTCCGGTGCTGACCGCCGAGCAGGGCAAGCCGCTGCGGGAGTCGCGTCTGGAGCTGCACCGGTGCGCCGAGACGCTGCGCCACTACGCCGGGTTGGCGCTGGCCATCCGCGGCAGCGCCGTCACAGACCTCGATCCGGGCACGCGCGGGATGGTGCTGCACCGGCCACTCGGTGTGGTCGGCGCGATCGTGCCTTGGAACTTCCCGACCACGCTGCTGGCCAACAAGCTGGGTCCCGCGATGGTCACCGGCAACACGGTCGTGGCCAAGCCCGACGAGACGACGCCGCTGGTCACCCTGCGGCTGGCTGCGCTGGCGCGCGAGGCCGGTCTGCCGGACGGCGTGCTCAACGTGGTGACCGGCACCGGCGAGGTGACCGGCGCCGCGCTGGTGGCCCATCCGGGCGTGCGCAAGATCGCGTTCACCGGGTCGACCCCCGTCGGCAGGAGCATCATGGCGACCGCCGCGGACGAGCTGAAGCGTGTGACGCTGGAGCTCGGCGGATCTGATCCGTTGATCATCTGCGCCGATGCCGACGTCGACGCCGCGATCAGCGCCGCGTCGATGGGGCGGTTCTTCAACTGCGGTCAGGCGTGCCTGGCGATCAAGCGCGTCTACGTCGACGAGGCCGTCGCGGACCGCGTCGCGGAAGGGCTCGCACGCAAGGCCGCCAAGCTCGTGCTGGGCGCGGGGACCACGAAGGGCACGCAGATCGGCCCGATGCACTCGGCTGAGGGGCGTGACCTGATCTCGGCGCAGCTCGCCGACGCGGTGGCCTCCGGCGGGGAGGTGCTGGCCGGGGGTGGGCGTCCGGACGGTGAGGAGTACGCCGACGGCTGGTTCCACGAGCCCACTATCGTGTACCGGCCGTCGCACGGGTCCCGGGTGGCGACCGAGGAGACCTTCGGTCCCGTGCTGCCCGTGTGGCCGGTTTCGGGCCTCGACGAAGCGATCGAGCGCGCCAATGCCTCGCCGTTCGGCCTGGGCTCGTCGGTGTGGACGACCGACCTGGCCGCCGCGATGACGGCCGCCGAGCGCATCGAGGCCGGCTACACCTGGATCAACGCCGCGACCAAGGTGTACGACGAGTTGCCGTTCGGCGGCGTCAAGCAGAGCGGATACGGCAAGGAGCACGGCACCGAGGCGCTGAGCTATTACACCGACCAGAAGTCGGTGGTCATCCGCACCTGACCGTCGCCGCGTCCGACCGGCGGCTGCGACCCGCGCCTGCCCCTCTCAGGCGGGGGTGGTGGCCACGGTGACGAGGTCGGCGACGTCGGGGGCGATCGCCTCCTTGGCGCCGGGGCCTCCGGTCAGTCGCAGCCAGGTCGTGCCCGGCGGGGTCATGACGCTTGTCCGATCTCATCGCAGCGGTGGGTCATTGCGGGGCGTCCTTGCGTCGCCGCGCGCGGTGCGCGGTGACGTGCGCCCGGTTGGCGCAGCCGTCGCTGCAGAAGCGGCGCCTGTTGTTGCGCGAGGCGTCGACGTACGCGTCACGGCAGGCGATGCCGTCACACCGTCCGAAGCGGTCGGTCCCTCCGGTGCACAGCGCCGCGGCAAGGCCCATGGCGGCCGTCACGGCCAGTTGATCGAGCGGCGCCGCCCCCGCTGCGTCGTAGTGGACGTGCCAGTCGTATCCGTCGTGGCCGCTGACCCGGGGGCGCGCACCCGCCTCGACGAGCACACGGTTGATGACCTCTACGGCCGCTGCGTCGTCGTCGGTCGTGAAGATCGTGTGCAACTGGTCTGCGAGGTGCCGCACAGCGCCCCCATCGGCAGAGGTGACGCCGGTGTCGTCGAGCCCGTGACCGCGGAGGAACTCGGCGGGGTCGCCGACCGGCTCGTCGCCGCGGCCGGCCGCCGCCCGCGGTGCGGTCCCGAACGCGTTGATCAGGTCGACGGCGATGCCGACGGACGGGTCGCTGTAGTGCTCGTACTTCATGCGGACGTGGACCTCGACGGCGTGAGACCGTAACTGTCTAAGCTGATTATGACAGTTACACGCTCCTGCGGCAATGCGGCCGCATCCCTTCGGAGGGCGCCAGCGGACACTGACCGCCCCTATCGTGCACCCGACGGTCCGATTGGGGTCGACCACCGGGCGATGATCCGCCGGGTCGTGGGGGCACCGTCGGGCGTAATGCTCATAATGTGTTTGACAGCTTACGGCGTGCCGGGTATGGTGTAATGATCCAAAGGGCTTATGACCGTTACATGGAGGGGCGACGATGCAACAGTCGATGATGAACGACGTGGTGGAGGTCACGCTCGCCGAGCGTCGACGCGAGGCGGCGCGGCAGCGGAGGATCGCCAGCGCACGTCGCGTTGGAAGGGCACGCCGCGGCGTGCCGGCATGGCGCGTGCGCGTGGGCGGGTGGCTGGTGGCTGCCGGCTCGGCGGTCGCCGGTCCGGCGGCGCCCGGTGCAGGGTCGCGCACAGCAGTGGTCCACGGGGCCGCAGGACCGTGCTGACGGACGTCGCGGCGCGGGCCGACGCCGATCGTGCACTGCTGCGACGGGTCATCGCGTTGGCCGTGGACAACGCCACCCGCGGACAGCTGCCCTTCGGGGCGATGGTCGTGCTCGATGGCATCGTGCTCGCCACGGGCGTCAACACGGAGCTGGCCGATCACGATCCGACCGCGCACGCGGAGATCGCGGCGATCCGTGCCGCGTGCCGGGGGATCGCCTCCACGTCGTTGTCGGGTGCGATGCTGGTTTCCAGCTGCGAGCCATGCGCGTTGTGCCACGCTGTCGCCGTGGCGGCGGGGATCGACCGCATCGTGTACGCCGCCACGAAAGAGGATGTCCCCCTGTTCGACGACGACGTGGGGACGGCAGACCTGCATGTCCTGACAGAGCTCCAGCGACAGCTGCGCCTGATCGACCCGGGACGGGTCGTCCACGCCGCCGTCGACGATGCCGACGCGCCGTTTCGCCGCTACCTCGACGGGGACTGATCGATGCTCGAGCTGGGTGTCAATGTCCCGAACTTCGGTCCACGACCACGCCCGCGATCCTGCGCGGTTGGGTCCGCTTCGCCGAGGAGCACGGCTTCGCGCTCGCGATGCTCTCCGATCACGTCGCCCCCACCACCGATGTCGTCGCGCAGTACCCGTCGCCGTTCTACGACCCGTTCACGACCCTGGCATGGCTGGGCGGCCTCACCACGCGACTGCGGCTGGGCACGACCGTGACGATCCTGCCGTACCGGCATCCGCTGCTGACCGCCCGCGCGGCGGCCAACATCGACCGCTTCACCGGCGGTCGGTTCGTGCTGGGTGTCGGCGTGGGCTGGTCGCGACTCGAGTACCGGGCGCTGGGAGTGTCCTTCCGCGATCGCGGTCGGATCACCGACGAGTACCTGGCCGCGATCATCGACGCCTGGACCAACGACGTCGTCTCGCACGACGGTCCGACCGTCACCTACGACCACGTGTGCACCGGACCACGTCCCGTCGCATCGCCGCATCCGCCGGTGTGGGTCGGCGGTGCCAGTCCGGCCGCCATCCGGCGAGCCGCGCGCTTCGGTGACGCATGGCATCCGGTGAACGCCGATCTCGCATGGCTCCGCGCGACAGGGCTGCCCGCGCTCAGGGCGGCCGCCGCGGAGCTCGGCCGTCCCATGCCCGCGTTCGCTCCGCGCATCCGCGCGCGGCGGACCGTGGGTGATCTGGACGCCGTCGACCGTCCGATCGGGGTCGGCAGCCTCGCGCAGATCCGTGCCGACGTCGATGCGCTCGTCGAGCTCGGCGCAACCCAGATCATCCTCGACACCAACCCGGATGATCCCCGTGACCGGCGAGTCCGCCGAGGACTGGCGGATGCTCGTCGCCATCGCTGACGCGGTCGTCGCGGTGCATACGGCATGACGTCTGTCGACGGATCCAGCACGGCCACGAGCTCGTCGAAGTCACGACCCTCGGTGGCGTGGATGAACGCCGATACGACCCGGCGGTGCTGGTCCGGGTCGGGATCGAACCGTGGTGCGCGCCGGTCGATGTGGGCGCGTGCCCGTGCAGCCAGCTGCCGGCACGCCGCCGGGGTGCGCCCCACCGCATCGGCGATCGTGGTGAACGGCAGCCCGAACACGTCGTGCAGCACGAACGCGGTCCGTTGGGCGGGGGACAGCGATTCGAGCACGACCAGCAACGCGATCCCGATCTGCGCCGCGGCCGACAGCAGGTTGCGGGTGCCGTCGGTCCGGAGCCGGTTGGTCTGCGCGAAACTGACGTCCGAGCGCCTGGGTTGACCTTCTCGGGCATCGCCGTGGCGACGTGGACGATCGCGTCAGGACGGTGGCGACGAACCGCGGCGTGCACGGCGTCGGCCTCGGATCAGCACGCCGCGATGTGACATCGCGGCGCCGATCATCTGGTCCTGGCCGCGTCGGGCGGGGCGGGAGCGTCGGTGGCGCCGCCAGCGGAGGCACCGGGGCGGCCGTGCGCGTCGATGGTGAACCTGCTCCCACTCGTCAGGTCGGTGACGCCCGTCCACCGCACGGCAACCAGCGTGCCGACGACGACGAGTGTCGTGACGGCTGCCGGAACCGACGGTGACAGCTCCGCGCCGCTCGTCGACGCGAGGTTGTAGCCGACGTGCCAGACGGCGCACGCGAGCACCGATCCGCCGGTGCCGTTGTGCAGCACGGTCATCCACACGCTGCCGAAGTACAACCCGACCAGCCAGCCCAGCGCGAGAACTCCGCCGGGTAGGCGGTAGGCGAACATGGGCACGTGCCATCCCGCCCACACCACGAACACCCACCCCGCTGAGGTGATCGCCGTGTGCCGGTCCTGCAGCCGGGGAAGCAGGAACCCCCGCCAGCCGATCTCCTCGAAGATGCCGTAGGCAAGTGACACACCGACGCCGGCGAGCAGCACCGGGCCGCGGGGGGATCGGATGGCGCCGAAGGGCGCAACGACGGCCAGCACCACCACGGCGAGCACCAGCGGGCTGAGTGCCAGCAGCCACCAGACACCGTGGATGCGTCGCACGTCCGTCGTTCTTCGCCACAGATCGGCCACCGCGGTCCGCCCGCCCGTGCGCCAGAACACGACGGCCGCGCCGACGGCCGGCCCGGCCGCGCCGAATGCGTGCAGCCAGAGCGGTGGAGACGTGCCGGTCGCACCCAGACCCGCCGCCGCCAACGGAGCGACCGCGAGCCACGTGACCACGTAGGCGATCACGACGTACATCACGACATCGCGTGGCGGTCCCGTCCTGTCAGGCGTGCGTGCCGACCCGCTGCTGCGACCATCTGACGCGTGCATGCGTCACAGCGTCGCGGGCGTCCACTGCGGGGCAAGGGACCTGCGGCCCTGCCGGCGGCGGCCTTCGACCCGAGTGGGGCGGCACCCGAGGCAGACACGGACGCGTCCTGCCGCGCGGCCGGCCTGTCCGCGTCACAGCACCCCGGCGTGTTGGAGGCGGCCCGCAGCGCGGATGCCTGGCGCCAGCGGCAGCCAGAAGGTCACCAGTCGGTGCGCGAGCACACCGGCGACCGCGGGGGCCGCCGCGATTCCCACGGCGACCAGACCGAGCACGAGGGTGGCATCGACCACACCCACGCCGGCCG
This DNA window, taken from Euzebyales bacterium, encodes the following:
- a CDS encoding nucleoside deaminase produces the protein MLTDVAARADADRALLRRVIALAVDNATRGQLPFGAMVVLDGIVLATGVNTELADHDPTAHAEIAAIRAACRGIASTSLSGAMLVSSCEPCALCHAVAVAAGIDRIVYAATKEDVPLFDDDVGTADLHVLTELQRQLRLIDPGRVVHAAVDDADAPFRRYLDGD
- a CDS encoding CPBP family intramembrane glutamic endopeptidase, which encodes MYVVIAYVVTWLAVAPLAAAGLGATGTSPPLWLHAFGAAGPAVGAAVVFWRTGGRTAVADLWRRTTDVRRIHGVWWLLALSPLVLAVVVLAVVAPFGAIRSPRGPVLLAGVGVSLAYGIFEEIGWRGFLLPRLQDRHTAITSAGWVFVVWAGWHVPMFAYRLPGGVLALGWLVGLYFGSVWMTVLHNGTGGSVLACAVWHVGYNLASTSGAELSPSVPAAVTTLVVVGTLVAVRWTGVTDLTSGSRFTIDAHGRPGASAGGATDAPAPPDAARTR
- a CDS encoding CGNR zinc finger domain-containing protein, yielding MKYEHYSDPSVGIAVDLINAFGTAPRAAAGRGDEPVGDPAEFLRGHGLDDTGVTSADGGAVRHLADQLHTIFTTDDDAAAVEVINRVLVEAGARPRVSGHDGYDWHVHYDAAGAAPLDQLAVTAAMGLAAALCTGGTDRFGRCDGIACRDAYVDASRNNRRRFCSDGCANRAHVTAHRARRRKDAPQ
- a CDS encoding benzoate-CoA ligase family protein, which encodes MDPHRNISLLTDRNLEAGRGDKPALITGDGDEVTFAEVHALASRFAARLRDRGVAREQRVVLIMDDTPRFHAAFLGAIRAGAVPVPLNFLARRSDFAYVMDDSYAVMVVADAAFLGKVAPETDRLGVPLLIGGGDDVDPDESVDVWIADGPDHVDPVDSHPDDPAFWLYSSGSTGRPKGVVHMQHDVAVTCDRYAVAVLGLSADDRVFSTTKLFHAYGLGNGLSFPLWVGATAVQMTGRPAPDRALQIIEAHRPSVLFSVPALYNAMLAHPECGTRDLSSLRLGVSAAEALPAEVWRQWHERTGTEVLDGVGSTEMLHIYCSNRAGEVRPGSSGTPVPGYELQLRDPDGAGVMEGEGEGELWVSGGSALAYYWHNDAKTRRSLQGRWFFSGDRYRRDADDVYWYEGRADDMMKVKGLWVSPIEIENRLIEHEAVQEAAVVGVPHDGLTSVVAHVILAAGHDGDAQLTLRLQDWCKAELLRYQYPHEVVYVDDLPRTATGKVQRFKLRADA
- a CDS encoding TIGR03619 family F420-dependent LLM class oxidoreductase, with amino-acid sequence MDARAGCQCPELRSTTTPAILRGWVRFAEEHGFALAMLSDHVAPTTDVVAQYPSPFYDPFTTLAWLGGLTTRLRLGTTVTILPYRHPLLTARAAANIDRFTGGRFVLGVGVGWSRLEYRALGVSFRDRGRITDEYLAAIIDAWTNDVVSHDGPTVTYDHVCTGPRPVASPHPPVWVGGASPAAIRRAARFGDAWHPVNADLAWLRATGLPALRAAAAELGRPMPAFAPRIRARRTVGDLDAVDRPIGVGSLAQIRADVDALVELGATQIILDTNPDDPRDRRVRRGLADARRHR
- a CDS encoding amidohydrolase family protein — protein: MLDDIPVIDVHQHVVPVASLKMPWERWAPPGVTGLRRDEIYRPDGTVDPAGYVGHLDDHGIDVALLMAEYSPRVTGLQTIEDMVPLRDAAPDRIGLIAAINPHLHFPPEAELDRQLALGAVALKLHPVHGDHAVDRADLYPAYARCQDAGLPVVIHCGTSNFAGAANARADPTPLLQVVRDFPELDVVLAHGGRGWFYDQAAWMALTYAHVWIELSGLPPHRLPDYYRSVGFERLAPRCIFGTDFPAIPGLRENAKAVAELGLPRDVLERVLWRNAVDVYRLDSTPGLTARLPV
- a CDS encoding aldehyde dehydrogenase family protein gives rise to the protein MQHAFIAGAPTAQPGDEIAVVDPATGRTIDTIAESRPDGVDRAVVAAVRAAVGWAAMPASRRGRLVAAFADAVDAHTDELAPVLTAEQGKPLRESRLELHRCAETLRHYAGLALAIRGSAVTDLDPGTRGMVLHRPLGVVGAIVPWNFPTTLLANKLGPAMVTGNTVVAKPDETTPLVTLRLAALAREAGLPDGVLNVVTGTGEVTGAALVAHPGVRKIAFTGSTPVGRSIMATAADELKRVTLELGGSDPLIICADADVDAAISAASMGRFFNCGQACLAIKRVYVDEAVADRVAEGLARKAAKLVLGAGTTKGTQIGPMHSAEGRDLISAQLADAVASGGEVLAGGGRPDGEEYADGWFHEPTIVYRPSHGSRVATEETFGPVLPVWPVSGLDEAIERANASPFGLGSSVWTTDLAAAMTAAERIEAGYTWINAATKVYDELPFGGVKQSGYGKEHGTEALSYYTDQKSVVIRT